The following proteins come from a genomic window of Salinicoccus sp. RF5:
- a CDS encoding DNA-directed RNA polymerase subunit beta, translated as MAEQSKKLVHRRFPLIIRILLFIYIAIIVFFGGLMIGYGILDNPMEVFRIETWEHIINMTKE; from the coding sequence ATGGCCGAGCAATCAAAAAAGCTAGTCCACCGCAGGTTCCCGCTGATCATCAGAATTCTGCTCTTCATCTATATTGCAATCATCGTCTTCTTTGGCGGATTGATGATAGGGTATGGCATTCTGGACAATCCTATGGAAGTATTCCGTATTGAAACATGGGAACACATCATAAATATGACCAAGGAATGA
- the murA gene encoding UDP-N-acetylglucosamine 1-carboxyvinyltransferase produces the protein MDSIIVKGGNKLSGSVEIEGSKNAVLPILTASLLASEGVSKLHNVPNLSDVGTLSALLEHLGASVEFGDKTVAIDASGELSCDAPFNLVSKMRASMLVMGPLLGRYGYCNVAMPGGCAIGSRPVEQHIKGLEKMGATFRTVDGSFEGKVEDRLKGAKIYLDFPSVGATQNLMMAASLAEGVTELENAAREPEVEDLANYINAMGGRVSGAGTGHITIEGVDILKGVDHTVIPDRIEAGTFMIAGAITRSEIVLDNVIADHLTALISKLEEMGISIVEEGNSVRVIPGEQLKPIKAKTLPHPGFPTDMQSQLMALLATVNGTSVITETIFENRFMHVNEFRNMGADITVEENHAFIKGVRKLSGGRVKATDLRAAAALILAGLAAEGYTVVTELKHLDRGYVEFHKKLEQLGADIERTGESSTQESVTFSK, from the coding sequence ATGGATTCTATAATTGTTAAAGGTGGAAATAAACTCTCGGGTTCTGTGGAAATAGAAGGTTCAAAAAATGCCGTACTGCCAATCTTGACTGCATCATTGCTTGCAAGTGAAGGGGTATCAAAGCTACATAATGTACCCAACCTTTCCGATGTGGGCACATTGAGTGCATTGCTTGAGCATCTCGGTGCCTCTGTGGAATTCGGCGACAAGACCGTTGCCATCGATGCGAGTGGTGAACTGAGCTGTGATGCGCCGTTCAACCTGGTAAGCAAGATGCGTGCCAGCATGCTTGTCATGGGGCCGCTGCTCGGCCGGTACGGATATTGTAATGTCGCCATGCCGGGAGGATGTGCGATAGGCTCCAGACCAGTGGAGCAGCACATCAAAGGTCTGGAGAAGATGGGGGCTACGTTCCGTACGGTGGACGGCAGTTTCGAAGGAAAGGTCGAAGATCGTCTGAAAGGCGCGAAAATTTATCTCGACTTTCCGAGCGTAGGTGCAACACAAAATCTGATGATGGCTGCGAGCCTAGCCGAGGGCGTGACGGAATTAGAGAATGCGGCCAGAGAACCTGAAGTTGAAGACCTGGCCAATTATATCAATGCCATGGGGGGCCGTGTATCGGGTGCCGGTACAGGCCATATTACGATTGAAGGTGTAGATATCCTGAAAGGGGTCGACCATACCGTCATCCCAGACAGGATTGAAGCCGGCACTTTCATGATTGCCGGTGCAATCACAAGGAGTGAAATCGTCCTTGATAATGTCATTGCGGACCATCTCACAGCACTTATCTCCAAACTTGAAGAAATGGGCATAAGTATTGTAGAAGAAGGGAATAGTGTGCGCGTCATCCCGGGTGAACAATTGAAGCCGATCAAGGCGAAAACCCTGCCGCATCCCGGATTCCCTACTGATATGCAGAGTCAACTGATGGCGCTGCTTGCCACAGTCAACGGAACAAGTGTGATTACTGAAACAATTTTTGAGAACAGGTTCATGCATGTGAACGAGTTCAGGAATATGGGCGCCGACATCACTGTCGAAGAGAATCACGCATTCATCAAAGGCGTCAGGAAACTATCTGGTGGACGGGTGAAAGCGACGGACCTGAGAGCCGCTGCTGCCCTGATTCTTGCAGGTTTGGCTGCAGAAGGGTATACTGTAGTTACTGAATTAAAGCACCTCGATCGTGGATATGTCGAATTTCATAAGAAGCTTGAACAGCTTGGCGCTGACATAGAACGGACAGGTGAAAGTTCCACACAGGAAAGTGTGACATTTTCGAAATAA
- the atpG gene encoding ATP synthase F1 subunit gamma, which yields MASLREIKGRIGSTKKMSQITSAMHMVSNSKLKRAEENARKFQPYMDKIQEAVQAIASGDNTSSHPMLRERPVKRTGYVIITSDSGLAGPYNANIIKEITGKISERHNDNPDSYDLFVIGRMGYEFLENRGYNITNHRIGLDDQPSFSSVKEIAQQSVAQFSNEDIDELYIVYNEFISVLEQKVSTRKLLPLSEDDAANQTQASNLSTYEFEPDKESILETILPQYAESLVYGALLDAKASEHAARMTAMKAATDNAKELVDDLSLQYNRARQAAITQEITEIVGGASALE from the coding sequence ATGGCTTCATTAAGAGAAATTAAAGGTCGTATCGGATCAACCAAAAAGATGAGCCAGATCACTAGCGCCATGCACATGGTTTCGAACTCCAAGCTTAAGAGAGCTGAGGAGAATGCCAGGAAGTTCCAACCATATATGGATAAAATCCAGGAGGCTGTCCAAGCCATTGCTTCCGGCGATAATACCAGTTCCCACCCTATGCTCAGGGAGCGTCCAGTCAAACGTACCGGATATGTGATCATTACATCGGACAGTGGTCTAGCCGGCCCATATAATGCCAACATCATAAAAGAGATCACCGGCAAGATCAGTGAACGCCACAATGATAATCCGGATTCCTATGATCTTTTCGTTATCGGAAGAATGGGATACGAATTCCTGGAAAACCGTGGGTACAATATTACGAACCATCGTATTGGGCTGGATGATCAGCCAAGCTTCAGCAGCGTAAAGGAAATCGCCCAGCAGTCGGTGGCACAGTTCTCGAACGAAGATATCGATGAACTGTATATCGTATACAACGAGTTCATTTCCGTGCTTGAGCAGAAGGTATCTACAAGAAAGCTGCTGCCGTTATCCGAAGACGATGCGGCGAATCAGACACAGGCATCGAACCTGTCCACATACGAGTTCGAACCGGACAAGGAATCCATCCTTGAAACCATCCTCCCGCAATATGCGGAAAGCCTGGTCTACGGTGCGCTTCTGGATGCGAAAGCAAGTGAGCACGCGGCCCGTATGACAGCGATGAAGGCTGCGACGGACAATGCGAAAGAATTGGTGGACGATCTATCATTACAATACAACCGTGCAAGACAGGCTGCGATTACACAGGAAATAACAGAAATCGTCGGCGGTGCATCTGCACTTGAATAA
- a CDS encoding F0F1 ATP synthase subunit delta has product MANSAQKYSQALFSTVKDAGHLDEVKADFDEVVKAVRNTPEFLTFMNNPKVPRDSRREAVAKTFDSVSEPLRNMLLILSDRNRFSEIEAIHDHFIQNYNAHYKQENVVIESVYPLSEEEIEGIGKVFIKKTGLSKLLIENKVNEELIGGIRVFIGTKVYDGSLNTQLSDLKNRFRESTNS; this is encoded by the coding sequence ATGGCTAACTCAGCTCAAAAATATTCCCAAGCTTTGTTCAGTACCGTGAAGGACGCCGGTCATCTCGATGAGGTCAAGGCGGACTTTGACGAAGTGGTCAAAGCAGTGCGGAATACTCCTGAGTTCCTGACTTTCATGAATAACCCGAAAGTTCCAAGGGACAGTCGTCGGGAGGCGGTGGCAAAGACTTTTGACAGTGTTTCCGAACCGCTCCGCAACATGCTCCTCATTCTCTCTGACCGCAATAGGTTTTCTGAGATTGAAGCAATCCATGATCATTTCATACAGAACTACAATGCACACTATAAACAGGAAAATGTAGTAATAGAATCAGTTTACCCACTCTCTGAAGAAGAAATTGAAGGTATCGGAAAAGTCTTCATCAAAAAGACGGGTCTTTCAAAACTGCTTATAGAGAATAAGGTCAACGAGGAACTGATCGGAGGCATCCGCGTATTCATCGGCACGAAAGTCTATGACGGCTCATTGAATACACAGTTGTCTGATTTGAAGAATCGGTTCAGAGAAAGTACTAATAGCTAA
- a CDS encoding F0F1 ATP synthase subunit epsilon, producing MSTIALDVVTPNGSVFNEEDCEIIILQTKQGEIGVMAGHVPTVAALKIGSLRAKIDGQFEYFAVTDGFVEIRPEKVSVLVQAGEFAEEIDTERAKQAKERAESLLQQERDEKVDRYRAELALRRAINRLDVSKHS from the coding sequence ATGAGTACAATTGCACTGGATGTAGTTACACCAAACGGTTCCGTGTTCAATGAAGAGGACTGTGAAATTATTATACTCCAGACCAAACAGGGTGAGATCGGCGTCATGGCCGGCCACGTCCCGACGGTTGCTGCATTGAAGATTGGCAGTCTGCGAGCAAAGATAGATGGCCAGTTTGAATACTTTGCAGTGACAGATGGCTTTGTCGAAATACGTCCTGAAAAGGTTTCAGTATTGGTACAGGCTGGTGAATTCGCAGAAGAAATAGATACAGAACGTGCCAAGCAGGCTAAAGAGCGCGCCGAATCACTGCTCCAGCAGGAACGCGATGAAAAAGTCGACCGGTATCGTGCTGAATTGGCATTGCGCCGTGCAATCAACCGATTGGATGTATCAAAACATAGTTAA
- a CDS encoding DUF1146 family protein yields the protein MHIILHMLCVVFSFWVLGALNIDSWFKKGETGRIRLFIILAAVLLGSALSNFIMDFFRLVQEASLLF from the coding sequence ATGCATATCATTCTTCATATGTTGTGTGTGGTTTTTTCTTTCTGGGTGCTAGGGGCATTGAATATCGACAGCTGGTTCAAAAAAGGTGAAACAGGACGGATCAGACTGTTCATCATACTTGCCGCAGTGCTTCTGGGGAGTGCGCTCAGCAATTTCATAATGGATTTCTTCAGACTGGTGCAGGAGGCCTCCCTTCTATTTTGA
- the atpA gene encoding F0F1 ATP synthase subunit alpha, which translates to MAIKADEISALLKSQIENYEADMKVSDVGTVIQVGDGIALAHGLNDAMAGELLEFPSGVLGLAQNLEENNIGIVILGPYDDIKEGDEVKRTGRIMEVPVGEELIGRVVNPLGQPIDGKGPMGATKTRPIESPATGVMARKSVDEPLQTGIKAIDALVPIGRGQRELIIGDRQTGKTTVAIDTILNQKDQDMICVYVAIGQKESTVRSTVETLRQNGALDYTIVVSASASMPAPLLYIAPYAGVSMAEEFMFNGKHVLIVYDDLTKQAAAYRELSLLLRRPPGREAYPGDVFYLHSRLLERAAKLNDELGGGSITALPFIETQAGDISAFVPTNVISITDGQIFLQSDLFFSGVRPAINAGLSVSRVGGSAQIKAMKKVAGTLRLDLAAYRELEAFAQFGSDLDEATAAKLERGKRTVEVLKQGENKPLAVERQVVILYALVNGHLDDIPVEDITRFEDEFLSWLDSNDPELLKGIRETKQLPDDEAYVNAVNSFKKLFNPSDQG; encoded by the coding sequence ATGGCAATTAAAGCTGACGAAATAAGCGCTCTCTTGAAAAGCCAGATCGAGAACTATGAAGCTGATATGAAAGTATCTGATGTGGGAACAGTCATCCAGGTTGGTGACGGTATCGCACTTGCTCATGGTTTGAATGATGCTATGGCTGGAGAACTGCTCGAATTTCCTAGCGGCGTTCTGGGGCTTGCCCAGAACCTCGAAGAAAACAATATTGGTATCGTAATCCTCGGTCCATATGATGATATTAAAGAAGGCGATGAAGTCAAACGTACAGGCCGTATCATGGAAGTGCCTGTAGGTGAAGAGCTCATCGGACGCGTGGTCAATCCATTGGGTCAGCCGATTGACGGCAAGGGACCGATGGGTGCGACAAAGACAAGGCCGATCGAAAGCCCGGCAACTGGTGTAATGGCCCGTAAATCCGTGGATGAACCACTCCAGACAGGAATCAAGGCGATCGACGCACTTGTTCCAATCGGCCGTGGTCAGCGTGAGCTCATCATCGGTGACCGTCAGACTGGTAAGACGACAGTAGCGATCGATACGATCCTCAACCAGAAGGATCAGGATATGATCTGTGTATATGTAGCCATTGGACAGAAGGAATCGACAGTCCGTTCCACAGTTGAAACACTGCGTCAGAATGGCGCCCTCGATTATACAATCGTAGTTTCCGCTAGTGCTTCAATGCCTGCACCACTGCTCTACATCGCGCCATATGCAGGCGTATCCATGGCAGAAGAGTTCATGTTCAATGGAAAGCATGTACTCATCGTATACGATGACCTGACAAAACAGGCAGCTGCCTACCGTGAACTGTCACTTCTCCTCAGACGTCCGCCAGGCCGTGAAGCCTACCCTGGTGATGTATTCTACCTGCACAGCCGTCTGCTCGAACGTGCAGCTAAGCTGAACGATGAACTCGGTGGCGGATCGATCACTGCGCTTCCATTCATAGAAACCCAAGCAGGGGATATCAGTGCCTTTGTACCTACCAACGTAATCTCCATCACGGATGGACAGATCTTCCTGCAATCCGACCTGTTCTTCTCAGGTGTAAGACCTGCGATCAACGCCGGGCTTTCAGTATCCCGTGTCGGTGGTTCCGCACAGATCAAGGCGATGAAGAAGGTTGCCGGTACACTGAGGCTTGACCTTGCAGCGTACCGTGAGCTGGAAGCATTCGCACAGTTTGGTTCCGACCTTGATGAAGCGACAGCTGCCAAACTTGAGCGTGGTAAACGTACTGTTGAAGTACTCAAGCAGGGCGAAAACAAGCCGCTTGCAGTAGAGCGTCAAGTAGTGATCCTCTACGCATTGGTAAATGGTCATCTGGATGACATCCCAGTCGAAGACATCACTCGATTCGAAGATGAATTCCTCAGCTGGCTCGACTCCAATGACCCAGAACTGCTCAAAGGTATTCGGGAAACAAAACAGCTTCCGGACGATGAAGCTTATGTAAATGCAGTAAACAGCTTCAAGAAACTATTCAATCCTTCAGACCAAGGATGA
- the atpD gene encoding F0F1 ATP synthase subunit beta, giving the protein MALGQVVQVMGPVVDVRFEEGKLPELNNALYINLEDENEKEALALEVALHLGDNVVRTIAMSSTDGLQRGTEVTNTGSPITVPVGQVTLGRVFNVLGEHIDLGEAIPESERRDPIHREAPKFEDLTTNVEILETGIKVVDLLAPYTKGGKIGLFGGAGVGKTVLIQELINNVAQEHGGISVFAGVGERTREGNDLYHEMSDSGVIAKTAMVFGQMNEPPGARMRVALSGLTMAEYFRDEEGQDVLLFIDNIFRFTQAGSEVSALLGRMPSAVGYQPTLATEMGQLQERITSTSVGSVTSIQAVFVPADDYTDPAPAQTFAHLDATTNLERKLSEMGIYPAVDPLASTSRALTPAVVGEEHYEVARGVQATIQKYRELQDIIAILGMDELSEEDKRTVSRARRIQFFLSQNFHVAEQFTGQKGSYVPVEQTVSDFREILDGKYDHIPEDAFRLVGGISDVLDKAREMGVEV; this is encoded by the coding sequence ATGGCTTTAGGTCAAGTGGTTCAAGTCATGGGACCTGTAGTTGATGTGCGCTTCGAAGAAGGCAAACTGCCGGAACTGAACAATGCGCTCTACATCAACTTGGAAGATGAAAATGAAAAAGAAGCCCTCGCTCTTGAAGTCGCACTCCATCTTGGAGACAATGTCGTGAGAACGATTGCGATGAGTTCTACAGACGGATTGCAGCGTGGTACTGAAGTTACAAACACAGGTAGCCCGATTACTGTACCTGTCGGCCAGGTGACACTCGGCAGGGTGTTCAATGTACTTGGTGAACATATCGATCTTGGAGAAGCGATTCCTGAATCAGAAAGAAGAGATCCGATTCACCGTGAGGCTCCAAAGTTCGAAGATCTGACAACGAATGTTGAAATCCTTGAGACAGGGATCAAAGTAGTAGATCTGCTGGCCCCTTATACAAAAGGTGGTAAGATCGGCCTGTTCGGCGGTGCCGGAGTAGGAAAGACGGTTCTTATCCAGGAACTGATCAACAACGTTGCGCAGGAACACGGCGGTATTTCCGTGTTTGCAGGTGTAGGGGAACGTACACGTGAAGGAAACGACCTCTATCATGAAATGAGTGATTCCGGAGTTATCGCCAAAACTGCGATGGTATTCGGCCAGATGAACGAGCCGCCAGGTGCACGTATGCGTGTCGCCCTATCCGGCCTTACAATGGCAGAATACTTCCGTGATGAAGAAGGACAGGACGTACTGCTCTTCATCGACAACATCTTCCGTTTCACACAAGCCGGCTCCGAAGTGTCCGCATTGCTTGGACGCATGCCGTCAGCCGTTGGTTACCAGCCGACGCTTGCTACAGAGATGGGTCAGCTCCAGGAGCGTATCACTTCCACAAGTGTCGGTTCAGTCACTTCCATCCAGGCAGTATTCGTACCTGCCGATGACTATACTGACCCGGCACCGGCACAGACATTCGCACACTTGGATGCAACAACCAACCTCGAGCGTAAACTTTCCGAGATGGGTATCTATCCAGCGGTGGACCCACTTGCTTCCACATCCCGTGCTCTGACACCGGCAGTTGTCGGCGAGGAACACTATGAGGTTGCACGTGGCGTCCAGGCGACGATCCAGAAGTATCGTGAACTTCAGGACATCATTGCAATACTGGGTATGGATGAGCTGTCGGAAGAAGATAAGAGAACAGTTTCACGTGCGCGCCGCATACAGTTCTTCCTTTCCCAGAACTTCCACGTCGCAGAACAGTTCACTGGCCAGAAGGGATCCTACGTACCAGTCGAACAGACTGTCAGCGACTTCAGGGAGATCCTTGACGGCAAATACGATCATATCCCGGAAGATGCATTCCGTCTCGTCGGCGGCATTTCCGATGTGCTTGATAAAGCACGTGAGATGGGCGTAGAAGTCTAA
- a CDS encoding F0F1 ATP synthase subunit B — protein sequence MEFLILGATDTVPAAIGNSLIQLLTFLVLLGALSYFVWKPLKKVMDEREQLIHSEIDDAEQRRMEAVKLKEENEAVLRETQAEISEMMDNAKQQAKKEQEAIIHDANTRANQMMEAAKADIEREKEKAIRDINDQVGDISVLIAEKMISKEINQQDQKDLVARYLQEAGGK from the coding sequence GTGGAATTTCTTATTTTAGGAGCTACGGACACAGTTCCGGCGGCAATTGGTAACAGTCTGATACAACTGCTCACTTTCCTCGTACTTCTCGGAGCACTTTCATATTTCGTATGGAAGCCGCTCAAGAAAGTCATGGATGAGCGTGAACAGCTGATCCACTCGGAAATAGATGATGCAGAGCAGCGCAGGATGGAAGCTGTAAAGCTTAAGGAAGAAAATGAAGCAGTGCTCAGGGAAACGCAGGCTGAAATATCCGAGATGATGGATAATGCAAAACAGCAGGCGAAGAAAGAGCAAGAAGCGATCATCCATGACGCAAATACGCGTGCCAATCAGATGATGGAAGCTGCCAAGGCAGATATCGAAAGAGAAAAAGAAAAAGCAATCCGTGATATCAATGATCAGGTGGGCGACATCTCCGTCCTGATTGCAGAGAAGATGATTTCCAAAGAGATCAACCAGCAGGATCAGAAAGATCTGGTTGCAAGGTATCTACAGGAAGCAGGGGGTAAATAA
- the fabZ gene encoding 3-hydroxyacyl-ACP dehydratase FabZ, whose translation MLTYDQIKAIIPHRPPFLLIDRVTEIEPGVKCSGIKQVSGNEPFFQGHFPKYAVMPGVLIVEALAQTGAVALLQEERFKGKLAFFAGIDKCKFKRQVTPGDTLELSVEITKLRGPIGKGDAVATVDGEVACKCEITFAIQDNKTSDD comes from the coding sequence ATGCTGACGTACGACCAGATCAAGGCGATAATTCCACATCGTCCCCCGTTTCTCCTGATCGACAGGGTGACTGAAATAGAGCCTGGAGTCAAATGTTCGGGTATCAAACAGGTATCCGGAAACGAACCATTCTTCCAGGGGCATTTCCCTAAATATGCTGTAATGCCGGGCGTACTCATTGTTGAGGCGCTGGCCCAGACTGGTGCTGTCGCCCTGCTGCAGGAAGAGCGTTTCAAAGGGAAGCTCGCATTTTTTGCCGGCATCGACAAATGCAAGTTCAAAAGACAGGTGACACCCGGGGATACTTTGGAACTCTCAGTGGAAATTACAAAGTTGAGGGGACCGATCGGCAAGGGTGATGCTGTCGCCACTGTCGATGGCGAAGTTGCCTGCAAATGTGAAATCACTTTTGCGATTCAAGATAATAAAACATCCGATGACTAG
- the atpE gene encoding F0F1 ATP synthase subunit C, producing the protein MNLLAVGIAAGLAALGASIGIGLIVSKTVEGVSRQPEARGPLMTIMFIGIGVVEAVPIIAIVISFMLMFMF; encoded by the coding sequence ATGAATCTACTCGCAGTAGGTATCGCTGCTGGTCTTGCAGCACTCGGCGCAAGTATCGGTATCGGTCTTATCGTATCCAAAACAGTTGAAGGGGTTTCCCGTCAACCAGAAGCTCGTGGTCCACTCATGACAATCATGTTCATCGGTATCGGTGTTGTTGAGGCCGTTCCGATCATCGCGATTGTTATTTCATTCATGCTTATGTTCATGTTCTAA
- a CDS encoding single-stranded DNA-binding protein: MMNKVLLVGELVRNVTLQKTANGSVNSFIIATVRVPKDERKPKEVHFIYCKAFGKAIPKVLSESKEGDILCVSGQVATTVYTTSEGEKEYRMEIWAENVKCLPDKMKDQKDMANPSKMINDAVRHYDQWDYIGERAVHTLEKGEDDVRPVGPKDTHLEPLEKILAEHDDKPVTESKSTHTRTNRDNHDRKTKALA; encoded by the coding sequence ATGATGAACAAAGTGCTGCTTGTGGGAGAACTTGTGAGGAACGTCACTTTGCAGAAGACAGCGAATGGAAGTGTCAATTCATTCATTATAGCAACAGTCAGAGTGCCGAAAGATGAAAGAAAACCGAAGGAAGTTCATTTCATCTACTGCAAGGCTTTCGGTAAAGCAATACCCAAAGTACTTTCAGAATCAAAAGAAGGGGATATACTCTGCGTCAGTGGTCAGGTGGCGACAACCGTCTATACTACATCCGAAGGGGAGAAGGAGTACAGGATGGAGATATGGGCAGAGAACGTGAAGTGCCTGCCGGACAAGATGAAGGATCAGAAGGATATGGCCAACCCTTCAAAAATGATCAATGATGCTGTGAGGCATTACGATCAATGGGACTACATCGGCGAAAGAGCTGTCCATACATTGGAAAAAGGGGAGGATGACGTGCGCCCGGTCGGGCCGAAAGATACTCACCTGGAACCATTGGAGAAAATACTGGCTGAACATGATGACAAGCCGGTAACGGAATCAAAGAGTACACATACCAGAACCAACAGAGACAACCATGACCGAAAAACAAAAGCCCTTGCCTGA
- a CDS encoding YwpF-like family protein yields MKSFKVVELKLEHENNFIILDLIDGIIINKEKQEDPWLVEISTSTDFKDILEDLVGTEMEMLVTITRHSNEPARFKGVFNEMNEIENALSLIFNGKIIVQGPHYAEDLLSHLLDEGYEQEKLLNEFKAMMESKAEIKTSDD; encoded by the coding sequence ATGAAGTCTTTTAAAGTTGTGGAATTGAAACTTGAACATGAAAATAATTTCATAATCCTGGACCTGATTGACGGTATCATCATAAATAAAGAAAAGCAGGAAGACCCTTGGCTGGTTGAGATTTCAACATCCACCGACTTCAAGGATATACTGGAGGACCTTGTCGGTACTGAGATGGAGATGCTTGTGACCATCACACGCCATTCCAATGAACCTGCCAGATTCAAAGGCGTCTTTAATGAAATGAATGAAATTGAAAATGCATTATCCCTGATCTTCAATGGCAAAATCATCGTTCAGGGACCACACTATGCCGAAGATCTTCTGTCCCATCTGCTTGATGAGGGCTACGAGCAGGAGAAACTGCTTAATGAATTCAAAGCGATGATGGAATCAAAAGCTGAAATAAAAACATCCGATGACTAG
- the atpB gene encoding F0F1 ATP synthase subunit A, giving the protein MEHGNPIWTIDVFGLPITFNLSTALMIVISSLIVFLIAFFMTRNLAVKPTGKSQVLMEVLMNFVKGIISGNMAWKQGGRFHFLALTLILYIFVSNMLGLPFAFVAPNDDHDLWWKSPTADPSVTLTLASLMIVLTHYYGIKMRGTKAYLKSYVQPVWFMAPFKFIEEFTYNLTLGLRLYGNIYAGEILLALLIMVMASGAIGFIGGFIPMMIWQGFSIYIGAIQAFIFVMLSMVYLSHKVSDDH; this is encoded by the coding sequence ATGGAGCACGGAAATCCGATATGGACAATAGATGTTTTTGGTCTTCCCATTACATTCAACCTGTCTACGGCATTGATGATCGTCATATCATCGCTGATTGTATTCCTGATAGCTTTCTTCATGACAAGAAATCTTGCAGTGAAGCCGACAGGGAAAAGTCAAGTACTCATGGAAGTACTGATGAACTTCGTTAAAGGCATCATTTCAGGCAATATGGCCTGGAAACAAGGAGGAAGATTCCACTTCCTGGCCCTGACATTGATTCTTTACATATTTGTCTCGAATATGCTTGGGCTGCCTTTTGCTTTTGTAGCACCGAATGATGACCATGACCTCTGGTGGAAGTCACCGACGGCCGACCCTTCAGTCACACTGACGCTGGCCAGCCTGATGATTGTGCTGACCCACTATTATGGCATCAAGATGCGCGGCACAAAAGCCTATCTTAAATCGTACGTACAGCCGGTGTGGTTCATGGCACCGTTCAAATTCATCGAAGAATTCACATACAACCTTACGCTCGGCTTGCGTCTTTACGGAAACATCTACGCTGGTGAAATTCTGCTGGCACTGCTGATAATGGTAATGGCTTCCGGAGCAATCGGATTTATCGGAGGGTTCATCCCGATGATGATCTGGCAGGGATTCTCAATATACATTGGGGCAATCCAGGCGTTCATATTCGTTATGTTATCAATGGTTTATCTTTCCCATAAGGTGAGCGATGACCATTAA